Proteins from a genomic interval of Candidatus Sericytochromatia bacterium:
- a CDS encoding cyclic nucleotide-binding domain-containing protein, with protein sequence MEMTMVPTAFYDLAIFKGLARDEVDTIGRLANPRNFAKGDVLFQERNAANYLDIIWSGAVEIKKNDCDGEARVITVIQAPGVIGEMSLMSGQARSCTGTAISDVMLYRIRREDFMAEIDKGTLAAHKVVFNLAQLMSARLRSVDEKLVDLLNEKDEVTVEVRGSELSDFRKKLFNEWAF encoded by the coding sequence ATGGAAATGACCATGGTGCCCACGGCGTTCTATGACCTCGCCATTTTCAAGGGACTGGCGCGCGACGAAGTCGACACCATCGGCAGGTTGGCCAACCCCCGGAACTTCGCCAAGGGCGATGTGCTCTTCCAGGAACGGAATGCTGCCAACTATCTCGACATCATTTGGTCGGGAGCGGTGGAAATTAAAAAGAATGATTGCGATGGCGAGGCCCGCGTGATCACGGTGATCCAGGCGCCCGGCGTGATCGGGGAGATGAGCCTGATGAGCGGCCAGGCCCGCTCCTGCACCGGAACAGCCATCTCGGACGTGATGTTGTATCGGATTCGCCGGGAAGACTTCATGGCCGAGATCGACAAGGGCACTTTGGCGGCACACAAGGTGGTCTTCAATCTTGCGCAACTGATGAGTGCCCGCCTGCGCTCCGTGGATGAAAAACTCGTGGACCTCCTCAATGAGAAGGACGAGGTCACGGTCGAAGTTCGCGGCAGCGAGTTGTCCGACTTCCGCAAGAAGCTCTTCAACGAATGGGCTTTCTGA
- the miaA gene encoding tRNA (adenosine(37)-N6)-dimethylallyltransferase MiaA: protein MTRFKPPHECYPPAPDGLVQGNPDGPPLVVVVGPTGAGKSDLALRLAEAHRGAIISADSRQIYEGFDIGTATPSAAERARVPHDMVSTVCPSQPYTVSDFQRDAAAAVAARRAEGYLPFLVGGTGLYVRALLDGLTIPPQAPDPALRERLAALPDPHQALAAVDPAAAQRLHPNDTFRIVRALEVFHLTGIPISAQQATRPCPYRVLMIGVSAPRQDLYERIDARVTRMLEAGFLAEVETLAARWGWELPLLNTLGYAEMSAYLQHELDLNQAIATMAQRTRNYAKRQLTWFRAERRIRWLVRKPEDSDDTLFTTAEGWLRDWARA from the coding sequence ATGACAAGGTTCAAACCACCCCATGAGTGCTACCCGCCGGCCCCGGACGGTTTGGTCCAGGGGAATCCCGACGGCCCCCCCCTGGTGGTGGTGGTTGGCCCGACCGGGGCGGGCAAGAGCGACCTCGCCCTGCGTCTGGCCGAGGCCCATCGAGGCGCCATCATCTCGGCAGATTCCCGCCAGATTTACGAGGGCTTCGACATCGGGACCGCCACTCCCAGTGCAGCCGAGCGGGCCAGGGTTCCCCACGACATGGTGAGCACGGTCTGCCCCTCGCAGCCTTACACCGTGTCGGACTTTCAGCGCGATGCAGCGGCCGCCGTGGCGGCCCGTCGGGCGGAGGGCTACCTGCCTTTCCTGGTGGGTGGGACGGGCCTTTACGTGCGTGCGCTGCTGGACGGCCTGACGATTCCACCGCAAGCCCCAGACCCCGCTCTGCGAGAACGCCTGGCCGCCCTCCCGGACCCGCACCAGGCGCTGGCAGCGGTCGACCCGGCAGCCGCCCAGCGACTTCACCCCAACGACACCTTCCGGATCGTGCGAGCCCTGGAGGTGTTCCATCTGACCGGCATTCCCATCAGCGCCCAGCAAGCCACCCGGCCTTGCCCCTATCGCGTGTTGATGATCGGGGTCAGCGCGCCGCGTCAGGACCTCTATGAGCGCATCGATGCGCGGGTGACGCGGATGCTGGAGGCCGGCTTTCTGGCGGAAGTGGAAACCCTGGCGGCCCGTTGGGGCTGGGAATTGCCTCTGCTGAACACGCTTGGATATGCGGAAATGAGTGCTTACTTGCAGCACGAACTCGACCTGAATCAGGCGATCGCCACCATGGCCCAACGCACGCGCAACTACGCCAAACGACAGCTGACCTGGTTTCGAGCAGAACGACGCATTCGCTGGCTGGTTCGCAAACCGGAGGACAGCGACGACACCCTCTTCACGACGGCAGAGGGATGGTTACGCGACTGGGCGAGGGCGTGA
- the dapF gene encoding diaminopimelate epimerase, whose translation MTLRFWKYQGTANDFILLEATSELQALDWVEWAPRLCDRHRGVGADGILLLSSAESPERRMRVINADGSEPEMCGNGLRCAVRWWFDQGSLPSDTLVTVQTGAGPREAVCQGDGQVRLAMGQPGWRRADIPMLGPAAEECRGEPVTLEGQTLPMTAVSMGNPHAVLLVPDAQLVPLSRWGPLLERDPRFPQRTNVEFISVINPAEIRMQVWERGVGATMACGTGACAAAVVVAREGLVNRQVAVHLPGGTLHVTWAEDDAVWLTGPADHVFSGQVDLAGWGARLTEARVLGRPEVSPLP comes from the coding sequence GTGACCCTGAGATTCTGGAAATACCAAGGCACCGCCAACGATTTCATCCTGCTCGAAGCGACCTCGGAACTGCAAGCACTGGACTGGGTCGAATGGGCGCCTCGCCTCTGCGATCGCCATCGCGGCGTCGGAGCGGATGGGATTTTGTTGCTGTCATCTGCCGAATCCCCCGAACGGCGCATGCGAGTCATCAACGCGGACGGTTCCGAGCCCGAGATGTGCGGGAATGGCCTGCGTTGCGCCGTGCGCTGGTGGTTCGACCAGGGGTCGCTGCCAAGTGACACGCTGGTCACGGTGCAGACCGGTGCCGGCCCTCGGGAGGCCGTGTGCCAGGGCGATGGCCAGGTGCGCCTGGCGATGGGTCAACCAGGTTGGCGGCGGGCCGACATTCCGATGCTGGGTCCGGCGGCGGAGGAATGCAGGGGGGAGCCCGTGACGCTGGAGGGCCAGACCCTGCCAATGACAGCAGTTTCGATGGGCAATCCGCACGCGGTCCTGCTCGTGCCCGATGCGCAGCTCGTTCCACTCTCTCGCTGGGGCCCCTTGCTGGAGCGTGACCCCCGCTTCCCGCAGCGCACCAACGTCGAGTTCATCAGCGTGATCAACCCGGCAGAGATCCGGATGCAGGTGTGGGAGCGGGGGGTCGGCGCCACGATGGCCTGCGGAACCGGTGCCTGTGCAGCGGCGGTGGTCGTTGCCCGGGAGGGCCTGGTGAATCGACAGGTGGCCGTGCACCTGCCGGGTGGTACACTGCACGTGACGTGGGCGGAGGATGATGCGGTCTGGCTGACAGGCCCCGCCGATCACGTGTTCTCTGGCCAGGTCGACCTGGCAGGATGGGGCGCGCGGCTCACTGAGGCCCGCGTGCTTGGACGCCCCGAGGTTTCCCCTCTCCCTTGA
- a CDS encoding Glu/Leu/Phe/Val dehydrogenase dimerization domain-containing protein, which produces MSSFEETNYYFRQAAKVMDLGQRVQDLLLNPYREITVNIPLELDSGEIRVFTGYRIQHNKSRGPLKGGLRYHPQVDLDETRSLASLMTWKTAIVDIPFGGGKGGITVDTQTLSEREIERLTRKFIEQIHESIGPMKDIPAPDMNTNAQVMAYVMNEYSKFYGHSPAVVTGKPLDLHGSEGREEATGRGVMYIAEEALKTMGRSLAGATFVIQGFGNVGSHACRLIAEAGGKILATSDVHGGIYNPEGLDIPALLAHVATHRTVKGFAGAQALSNEALLTLPCDVLVPAALGHVLTAENAAEVQTRLIIEAANAPTTPQADEIFERRGIMVVPDILANAGGVTVSYFEWTQNIQQFSWDLEKVNAELQRIMFRAFHTVYKVATEKNLSMRTAAFVVGIGRVGKATVLQGIA; this is translated from the coding sequence ATGAGCAGCTTCGAGGAAACCAACTACTATTTCCGGCAAGCCGCGAAGGTCATGGACCTGGGGCAGCGCGTTCAGGACCTGCTGCTGAACCCTTATCGCGAGATCACCGTCAACATCCCCCTGGAGCTCGATAGCGGCGAGATCAGGGTGTTCACGGGGTACCGCATCCAGCACAACAAGTCACGTGGGCCGCTCAAAGGGGGACTTCGCTACCATCCCCAGGTCGACCTGGATGAGACGCGCTCGCTGGCCTCCTTGATGACGTGGAAGACCGCCATCGTCGACATCCCTTTCGGCGGGGGCAAGGGCGGCATCACGGTGGACACCCAAACCCTTTCCGAGCGCGAAATCGAGCGCCTGACGCGCAAGTTCATCGAGCAGATCCATGAGAGCATCGGTCCGATGAAAGACATCCCAGCGCCGGATATGAATACCAACGCCCAGGTGATGGCTTACGTGATGAACGAATATTCCAAGTTCTACGGCCACTCTCCCGCCGTCGTCACGGGCAAACCACTCGACCTGCACGGCTCCGAGGGCCGGGAAGAAGCCACGGGACGTGGCGTGATGTACATCGCGGAGGAAGCGCTCAAGACGATGGGGCGTTCCCTGGCCGGGGCCACCTTCGTGATCCAGGGGTTCGGCAACGTGGGCTCCCACGCCTGCCGCCTGATCGCGGAAGCGGGTGGCAAGATCCTCGCCACCAGTGACGTCCATGGCGGCATTTACAATCCTGAGGGGCTCGACATCCCTGCGCTCCTGGCCCACGTGGCGACGCATCGCACGGTCAAAGGCTTTGCTGGTGCCCAGGCCCTCTCGAACGAGGCCTTGTTGACCCTGCCCTGTGACGTGTTGGTGCCGGCGGCGTTGGGCCACGTGTTGACCGCAGAAAATGCCGCGGAAGTTCAAACGCGCCTGATCATCGAGGCCGCGAATGCCCCCACCACGCCGCAAGCTGATGAGATTTTTGAGCGACGGGGTATCATGGTAGTACCGGACATTCTCGCCAACGCCGGCGGAGTTACGGTATCCTATTTCGAGTGGACGCAGAACATTCAGCAGTTCAGCTGGGACCTCGAAAAGGTAAACGCGGAACTGCAACGTATTATGTTCCGGGCGTTCCACACCGTGTATAAGGTGGCCACCGAAAAGAATCTGAGCATGCGCACGGCGGCTTTTGTGGTGGGCATCGGCCGGGTTGGAAAGGCCACGGTCTTGCAGGGAATCGCCTGA
- the rseP gene encoding RIP metalloprotease RseP, with protein MAASFSGILVTVIVLGILIAIHEAGHFLAAKSLHIPVRQFAIGFGSRVVGFRWGETECRLNWIPLGGYCAFADDQEPEPVEGIAEEPPPPEALLRNRPIWQRTWVVSAGVIFNFVSAWLILFGSNLGLGIPTGHQVISVKAVTPNTPAAKAGLLPGDRFLTLGGKPVEQFEGFRAYLQTHKGKTIPVEVQRDGKAVLLSAVPDADGRLGFRPSLQGERRPAEGLGEVVRSATDQQIKFTVMLSQALWGLVSAPSEKMDQIGGPVAVVAMGDQVYQGDPWLLLEFAVILSIELAIFNLLPLPALDGGHLVLLAIEKVRRRPLPRAVEERILVAGFVLIMGLGMMLILKDIFSLPAMYGPAPTPGPSAPSSPPPVR; from the coding sequence ATGGCAGCCAGTTTTTCGGGCATTTTGGTGACGGTGATCGTGTTGGGCATTTTGATTGCCATTCACGAGGCTGGTCATTTTCTTGCCGCCAAGTCCCTGCACATCCCGGTCAGACAGTTCGCCATCGGCTTCGGCAGCCGGGTGGTGGGCTTCCGCTGGGGGGAGACCGAATGCCGCCTCAACTGGATTCCCCTGGGAGGCTACTGCGCCTTCGCCGATGACCAGGAACCTGAGCCGGTCGAAGGGATAGCGGAGGAGCCTCCGCCGCCGGAGGCCTTGCTGCGCAACCGGCCCATCTGGCAGCGCACCTGGGTGGTCAGCGCGGGCGTCATCTTCAATTTCGTCTCCGCCTGGTTAATTCTGTTCGGTTCCAACCTCGGTCTTGGGATTCCCACCGGACATCAGGTCATCAGCGTCAAGGCGGTCACGCCGAACACCCCTGCGGCCAAGGCCGGTCTGCTGCCGGGAGACCGCTTCCTCACCTTGGGCGGGAAACCGGTTGAGCAGTTCGAGGGCTTCCGAGCCTACCTGCAGACGCACAAGGGGAAAACTATCCCGGTCGAGGTTCAGCGGGATGGTAAAGCCGTGCTGCTCAGCGCGGTGCCGGATGCCGACGGCCGTCTGGGTTTCCGACCCAGTTTGCAAGGGGAGCGGCGTCCCGCTGAGGGATTGGGTGAGGTCGTTCGCTCGGCCACGGACCAGCAGATCAAGTTCACGGTGATGCTGTCACAGGCACTCTGGGGCCTCGTCTCCGCACCTTCTGAAAAGATGGACCAGATAGGCGGACCGGTGGCCGTGGTGGCCATGGGCGACCAGGTTTACCAGGGGGACCCCTGGTTGTTGCTGGAATTCGCCGTGATTCTTTCGATCGAGCTGGCCATCTTCAACTTGTTGCCCTTGCCGGCCCTCGATGGAGGGCACCTGGTGCTGCTGGCGATCGAGAAGGTGCGCCGCAGACCGCTGCCACGGGCCGTCGAAGAACGGATCCTGGTCGCGGGTTTCGTGCTGATCATGGGGCTTGGCATGATGCTGATTCTCAAGGATATCTTCAGTCTGCCGGCCATGTACGGGCCGGCCCCCACGCCGGGCCCCTCAGCGCCATCTTCTCCGCCCCCGGTTCGCTGA
- the hemL gene encoding glutamate-1-semialdehyde 2,1-aminomutase has protein sequence MTTTLPFSAPRSQALWTEAQQLIPGGVNSPVRAFKSVGGDPVFVARAEGAWLEDVDGRTYVDMIGAWGPMILGHAHPVVREALTRAAADGFAFGAPTAAEVDMARAIRRAMPAMEMVRLVNSGTEATMSALRLARAFTGRDKIVKFSGCYHGHADFLLVKAGSGVATLGLPDSPGVPAAVTANTLTADFNDRASVERLFSAHGAEIAGVIVEPVVGNSGTVAPEADFLGYLREVTRQHGALLIFDEVMTGFRVAYGGAQALYGVTPDLTCLGKIVGGGVPVGAYGGRADIMATVAPAGPMYQAGTMSGNPLATAAGLATLTLLAESGVYERLEATSAAIEQALRAAAQAADVRIVLNRVGSMLTVFFTDEPVTGWPTADRCDRKAYGVFFHAMLSHGVYFPPAQFEACFISLAHGEREVAAIAAAARAAFRAVAEFRQGA, from the coding sequence ATGACCACGACCCTGCCATTCTCCGCACCGCGTTCTCAGGCGCTCTGGACCGAGGCGCAGCAGTTGATTCCGGGCGGGGTGAACAGTCCGGTGCGGGCCTTCAAAAGCGTGGGCGGGGATCCGGTCTTTGTGGCGCGCGCTGAGGGCGCTTGGCTTGAAGACGTGGACGGCCGCACCTACGTCGACATGATTGGCGCCTGGGGACCGATGATCTTGGGGCATGCCCATCCTGTGGTGCGAGAGGCGCTCACGCGGGCCGCGGCGGATGGCTTTGCCTTTGGGGCGCCCACAGCGGCCGAGGTCGATATGGCCAGGGCGATCCGGCGGGCCATGCCGGCCATGGAGATGGTGCGTCTGGTGAATTCCGGAACGGAAGCCACCATGAGTGCGTTGCGCCTGGCTCGGGCCTTCACCGGCCGTGACAAGATCGTCAAGTTCAGCGGCTGTTACCACGGCCACGCTGATTTCCTGCTGGTGAAGGCCGGTTCCGGCGTCGCCACGCTTGGTCTGCCCGACAGCCCAGGGGTGCCGGCCGCGGTCACCGCCAACACCCTGACGGCTGACTTCAATGACCGCGCCAGTGTCGAGCGTCTCTTCTCCGCCCACGGAGCCGAGATTGCCGGCGTGATTGTCGAACCGGTGGTGGGCAACTCCGGGACCGTCGCTCCCGAGGCGGATTTTCTGGGCTACCTGCGGGAGGTGACCCGGCAGCACGGCGCGTTGCTGATTTTCGACGAGGTGATGACCGGTTTTCGGGTGGCTTACGGCGGGGCTCAGGCGCTTTACGGCGTCACGCCCGATCTGACGTGTCTCGGGAAAATCGTGGGGGGTGGGGTGCCCGTGGGGGCATACGGCGGGCGCGCCGACATCATGGCCACCGTCGCTCCGGCCGGGCCGATGTATCAGGCCGGGACGATGAGCGGCAACCCCCTGGCCACGGCCGCCGGTTTGGCGACCCTGACCTTGCTGGCGGAGTCGGGCGTGTACGAACGGCTGGAAGCGACCTCCGCCGCGATCGAACAGGCCCTGAGGGCCGCCGCGCAAGCGGCCGACGTTCGGATCGTGCTGAATCGGGTCGGCTCGATGCTCACGGTCTTTTTCACGGACGAGCCCGTGACGGGCTGGCCCACGGCCGATCGTTGTGATCGCAAGGCCTACGGGGTCTTTTTTCACGCCATGCTGTCCCACGGGGTCTATTTCCCACCGGCGCAATTCGAGGCCTGCTTCATCTCCCTGGCTCACGGGGAGCGGGAGGTGGCGGCGATCGCCGCGGCGGCGCGAGCGGCCTTCCGCGCCGTTGCTGAATTCCGGCAAGGGGCTTGA
- a CDS encoding M23 family metallopeptidase yields MLLALLAGCDRGANPLIPQLRPVEGGWVSSEFGMREAHPVLGTMPGRLHEGYDFAVAEGSPIRATMAGEVVYAGWRGGYGKTVVVAHREGLSTLYGHARELLVSPGDTVAAGEVLALVGSTGLSTGPHLHYELRRHDVPIDPGGFLPDGTAPLPRPWSDDVPGAGSFPGASVGGPSTGAPPEPGQLWLEAAVECDRPARTWE; encoded by the coding sequence TTGCTCCTTGCCTTGCTGGCCGGCTGCGATCGGGGGGCCAACCCCCTGATTCCCCAATTGCGGCCGGTCGAAGGGGGCTGGGTGTCGAGCGAATTTGGGATGCGGGAAGCCCATCCGGTGCTGGGCACCATGCCCGGGCGCTTGCATGAGGGCTACGACTTCGCGGTGGCCGAGGGGTCGCCCATCCGGGCGACCATGGCGGGGGAAGTCGTCTACGCCGGCTGGCGTGGGGGCTACGGAAAAACCGTTGTTGTGGCCCATCGTGAGGGCCTTTCCACCTTGTATGGCCACGCCCGCGAGCTGCTAGTGTCTCCCGGGGACACGGTGGCCGCCGGGGAGGTCCTGGCGCTGGTGGGGAGCACGGGGCTGTCCACCGGACCGCACCTGCACTACGAGTTACGCAGGCACGACGTGCCGATCGATCCGGGTGGTTTTTTGCCCGATGGCACTGCGCCGCTGCCGCGTCCTTGGAGTGACGACGTGCCTGGAGCAGGGTCGTTTCCTGGGGCCTCTGTCGGCGGCCCCTCCACCGGTGCACCGCCCGAACCGGGCCAGCTCTGGCTCGAGGCGGCGGTGGAATGTGACCGTCCCGCGCGGACCTGGGAGTAG
- a CDS encoding (2Fe-2S) ferredoxin domain-containing protein, translating to MPKPQHHIFVCQNERAADNPRGCCKLRGGAEVLAKLKETITGQGLRAQVEFDGSTCVDTCAWGPVMVVYPAGTWYGKVTPEDVTEIVAAVAAGQVVTRLLIPDEAIRRS from the coding sequence GTGCCCAAACCTCAACACCATATTTTCGTCTGTCAAAACGAGCGAGCTGCCGACAACCCGCGCGGCTGCTGCAAGCTTCGCGGCGGGGCCGAGGTGCTGGCCAAGCTCAAGGAAACCATCACCGGGCAAGGCCTGAGAGCCCAGGTAGAATTCGACGGCAGCACTTGTGTCGATACCTGCGCGTGGGGCCCCGTGATGGTGGTGTATCCTGCTGGCACCTGGTACGGCAAGGTCACGCCCGAAGACGTGACCGAGATCGTGGCCGCGGTGGCCGCGGGTCAGGTTGTGACGCGCCTCTTGATTCCGGACGAAGCCATCCGGCGCAGTTGA
- a CDS encoding S-layer homology domain-containing protein, whose protein sequence is MRFKYPAAALAVAAALMVASPAQAQRASTTFKDLPENHWAERAVTLVAVEKAFMKGYPDQTFRGELPFTRIQLALAVDELIRLLEKQTKVSWRTEGLGGYAFQDLPEGAEVREAVLRLANHYRLFEGVPGVTSNTLESYKQVTRYEMAKVVHRLMRLGEARGVVDPSVQKPQIFTFSDVPRTAWAYNEVKDVADRYQVMVGFPDATFRGSEELTRYQFAASAAQTFPLVVALVEKTQERQQEREAEKVASSLRFQEDLPLALGAGAGFAGAPAAGGLARGALYMGPVFVMADAQTAVSANGARQYGLEGDLGYALPLATGWHLQPYVGARTLTDGQAVLSGISYGALTYWRPVHSYGAHLRLQGMSPLQGNAQGAFLGSGALGLWWHPSTSWGLFLEGGMAQWPGAVPAANTPFTSEWLPSLTLGTGLRF, encoded by the coding sequence ATGCGCTTCAAATATCCCGCCGCCGCCCTGGCCGTTGCCGCCGCCCTGATGGTTGCGTCTCCGGCCCAAGCCCAACGCGCCTCGACCACGTTCAAGGACCTTCCTGAAAACCACTGGGCCGAACGCGCGGTCACCCTGGTGGCCGTCGAGAAGGCCTTCATGAAGGGATATCCGGACCAGACCTTCCGAGGCGAACTCCCGTTCACCCGCATCCAGCTCGCCCTGGCGGTTGACGAACTGATTCGTCTGCTCGAAAAACAAACCAAGGTGAGCTGGCGGACGGAGGGGTTGGGGGGCTATGCCTTCCAGGATCTTCCCGAAGGCGCCGAGGTACGCGAGGCGGTCTTGCGCCTGGCCAATCACTACCGCTTGTTCGAGGGGGTTCCCGGGGTCACCTCCAACACCCTTGAAAGTTACAAGCAAGTCACCCGCTACGAAATGGCCAAGGTGGTGCACCGGTTGATGCGTCTGGGCGAAGCGCGCGGGGTAGTGGACCCCAGCGTGCAAAAGCCTCAGATCTTCACCTTCTCTGACGTGCCGCGCACGGCCTGGGCTTACAATGAAGTCAAGGACGTAGCGGACCGCTACCAGGTGATGGTCGGTTTCCCCGACGCCACCTTCCGGGGCAGCGAGGAACTGACGCGCTACCAGTTCGCGGCCTCGGCCGCTCAGACCTTCCCCCTGGTGGTCGCCCTGGTCGAAAAGACCCAAGAGCGACAGCAGGAACGGGAAGCGGAAAAGGTCGCCAGCAGTTTGCGCTTCCAGGAAGACCTCCCGCTGGCCCTGGGGGCCGGAGCGGGGTTTGCGGGCGCCCCTGCGGCGGGTGGCCTGGCACGCGGCGCGCTCTACATGGGCCCAGTCTTCGTGATGGCCGACGCGCAGACCGCCGTCAGCGCGAACGGCGCGAGGCAGTACGGCCTCGAAGGCGACCTGGGCTACGCGTTGCCGCTTGCCACAGGCTGGCACTTGCAGCCCTACGTCGGGGCACGCACCCTCACGGACGGTCAGGCCGTGCTGAGTGGCATCAGTTACGGCGCCCTCACTTACTGGCGGCCCGTGCATTCGTATGGTGCCCATCTGCGGCTGCAAGGGATGTCTCCGCTGCAGGGCAATGCCCAGGGAGCGTTTCTGGGCAGCGGTGCGCTGGGTCTGTGGTGGCACCCCAGCACCAGCTGGGGGCTTTTCCTGGAAGGCGGAATGGCACAATGGCCGGGCGCCGTGCCAGCGGCCAACACGCCGTTTACCAGTGAATGGTTGCCCAGCCTGACCCTGGGCACCGGATTGCGCTTCTGA